tgtggtGTCATAGCAGGACACTGAAAAATTTCTTTTACATTTATCTTTAACTATCACTTCTATTTCCTCATTCCAAAATTTGAATCCATCTTAATATAAACACACTTCAGTCAATGTTATATATTGTTATCTTCACACCCTCTTTGTGTACAGTTGGTATCCCAGCCAATCCAAAGCTCAGAACAATAAAGTAAACAAGCAAGAAGAAACCAAAATTTTGCTGTTAGTGTGCAACTTTCTTACAACACACCTGCTTGCTTCAGCTTAATATTATTTGGTTCTAtctgtgacaatttcaattatcaatatcttGTTAATGCTGTCTGAATAACTTGCAAAATCCCCAGGATGCATAGAACATGTTCTACTTCCATCAGTctaaaatacaaatttttcTCTGaactaacattttaaaacaagACCAGTATTTCCTTTAATGTTATCAAACTTATAGCAAGTTGATGTACTTGAAATGTAAGCTTCTTCTCCTACAATCTTCCAAGTTCGAAAAGAACCAATATCGACATTTTTAAATAATGTTTATTTGACCTCCTCACAAAATTTTTAACTTTGGAACAGTACTGTTGTTATTAACTTACCACACAGATTCCATAATGCATGTGAATGATTAATATTAGGAGAAATACTGCGTACAGGACGTAGAGTTCTTGATGACCCAAATCCGTTATGCAGCAGACAAAGGCAGAAACCGTGTAGAGCAGGAGCAGCCAATTAAAGGATGGCGCCCTCGTATCTGTCATTTGGCTGATGATAAGTCGACACTGtaaaaacacaacaaacaagTGAATGAaaccatagcaaccaatgataacagactgaatgcacactggcaactcaccatagcaacaatgataacagactgaatgcacactggcaactcaccatagcaaccaatgataacagactgacttcacactggcaactcaccatagcaaccaatgataacagactgacttcacactggcaactcaccatagcaaccaatgataacagactgacttcacactggcaactcaccatagcaaccaatgataacagactgacttcacactggcaactcaccatagcaaccaatgataacagactgacttcacactggcaactcaccatagcacccaatgataacagactgacttcacactggcaactcaccatagcaaccaatgataacagactgaatgcacactggcaactcaccatagcaacaatgataacagactgacttcacactggcaactcaccatagcacccaatgataacagactgacttcacactggcaactcaccatagcaaccaatgataacagactgaatgcacactggcaactcaccatagcaacaatgataacagactgaatgcacactggcaactcaccatagcaaccaatgataacagactgaatgcacactggcaactcaccatagcaacaatgataacagactgaatgcacactggcaactcaccatagcaaccaatgataacagactgacttcacactggcaactcaccatagcaaccaatgataacagactgaatgcacactggcaactcaccatagcaaccaatgataacagactgacttcacactggcaactcaccatagcaaccaatgataacagactgacttcacactggcaactcaccatagcacccaatgataacagactgacttcacactggcaactcaccatagcaaccaatgataacagactgaatgcacactggcaactcaccatagcaacaatgataacagactgacttcacactggcaactcaccatagcacccaatgataacagactgacttcacactggcaactcaccatagcaaccaatgataacagactgaatgcacactggcaactcaccatagcaacaatgataacagactgaatgcacactggcaactcaccatagcaaccaatgataacagactgaatgcacactggcaactcaccatagcaacaatgataacagactgaatgcacactggcaactcaccatagcaaccaatgataacagactgacttcacactggcaactcaccatagcaaccaatgataacagactgaatgcacactggcaactcaccatagcaaccaatgataacagactgacttcacactggcaactcaccatagcaaccaatgataacagactgacttcacactggcaactcaccatagcacccaatgataacagactgacttcacactggcaactcaccatagcaaccaatgataacagactgacttcacactggcaactcaccatagcagcaatgataacagactgacttcacactggcaactcaccatagcaacaatgataacagactgacttcacactggcaactcaccatagcaaccaataataacagactgacttcacactggcaactcaccatagcaaccaatgataacagactgacttcacactggcaactcaccatagcaaccaatgataacagactgacttcacactggcaactcaccatagcaaccaatgataacagactgaatgcacactggcaactcaccatagcaaccaatgataacagactgacttcacactggcaactcaccatagcaacaatGATTACAGACTGAATGCACACTGGcaactcaccatagcaaccaatgataacagactgacttcacactggcaactcaccatagcaaccaatgataacagactgaatgcacactggcaactcaccatagcaacaatgataacagactgacttcacactggcaactcaccatagcaaccaatgataacagactgacttcacactggcaactcaccatagcaacaatgataacagactgacttcacactggcaactcaccatagcaacaatgataacagactgacttcacactggcaactcaccatagcaacaatgataacagactgacttcacactggcaactcaccatagcaaccaatgataacagactgaatgcacactggcaactcaccatagcaacaatgataacagactgaatgcacactggcaactcaccatagcaaccaatgataacagactgaatgcacactggcaactcaccatagcaacaatgataacagactgaatgcacactggcaactcaccatagcaaccaatgataacagactgacttcacactggcaactcaccatagcaaccaatgataacagactgaatgcacactggcaactcaccatagcaaccaatgataacagactgacttcacactggcaactcaccatagcaaccaatgataacagactgacttcacactggcaactcaccatagcacccaatgataacagactgacttcacactggcaactcaccatagcaaccaatgataacagactgacttcacactggcaactcaccatagcagcaatgataacagactgacttcacactggcaactcaccatagcaacaatgataacagactgacttcacactggcaactcaccatagcaaccaataataacagactgacttcacactggcaactcaccatagcaaccaatgataacagactgacttcacactggcaactcaccatagcaacaatgataacagactgacttcacactggcaactcaccatagcaaccaatgataacagactgaatgcacactggcaactcaccatagcaaccaatgataacagactgacttcacactggcaactcaccatagcaacaatGATTACAGACTGAATGCACACTGGcaactcaccatagcaaccaatgataacagactgacttcacactggcaactcaccatagcaaccaatgataacagactgaatgcacactggcaactcaccatagcaacaatgataacagactgacttcacactggcaactcaccatagcaaccaatgataacagactgacttcacactggcaactcaccatagcaacaatgataacagactgacttcacactggcaactcaccatagcaacaatgataacagactgacttcacactggcaactcaccatagcaaccaatgataacagactgaatgcacactggcaactcaccatagcaaccaataaTAACAGACTGAATAGACACTGCCCACATTATTATGTAACAGAACTCAGCTTTACAGTCTCAACATGGAAACTGTTGGTTACTGTGGCAGCTGTTGAaggtttttcaaatttgacattGTGTCAACTTCAGTCAGGAGAACTCAACTTGAAGCATTTTCCTGACTGGGGGAGGAAGGGTACAGCAGTTTTAACATATCtcagaaattaaaaaatctCAGACTAATCTCTGAGTATTATATTTGCATGTGCCCTGAACAAGCATCAGCCTTTAGCAGAAACAGAAAGTGTTTACGCTTATCAGTTACTCAGtgttggagggtggggggggggtggggggagtcaGTTGTACCTCTCTGGGTCTTCATGAATAAACTATGTCAAGGCAGTCAAGTTGTGTTGGGTTTTCGTTCAATAAAAGCAGCGTGCTTTTGGACTAAGGTAACTATCTTTGAGTTACTACCATTTTGAAAGAAACTGCAGTAaaagaaacttcaaaatttatgATTATGATACTGATTTTAAAGAATGTTTTCCAATTACTAGAAAAAGGTGAGGGGCCTTTAAAAGTAAACCGGTAGAAAAAATTCTGATAACAAATATCGTAGAATGTAAATTGGTTATAAATGTTGTGAAATATGAAACTAGATGACTCTTTCTCAAACCTATAgacatttaaacaaaagaagGCAATTGTCCCTGTCTTGTTGCAACAGTTCATCCACAGATGAGCAATATAGTTTGTGGTTTTAAAAGCAAAGATTCATACCGTAATGTTAGATAGCACCAGTGCGAAGGTTAAACAATATGTCCGGACATCTCTCTCCATAACATCTGAAGGTGAAAAGAGTCCCCACGCAAAGGAAGTCAAAAACAGCAGCAATACAGGAAACATAGGTTCAGCTGCATCATAGAAGCTTCTGCCCTTGCCCGTTCCATCTCTGTAGCTCCTGAAAGATAGATTGAAGATTGACAACAAAGTTTTGGCAATCAGTCCAGCAtcataaaaaaatgcaaaaaacagtaaaaacttCTGCAATATCTTGTTCTTCAAAAGTCATTAATATCTCATCTAATATTGTtctatattttaaaatttggcGAGTGAACCTTTCAATTTGGCGATGAGAAATTGAGCTGCGCTTGCCACGTGAGGAGTACCTTTCTGAACAACCTGTGAAGTTGTGATATGCTTTGATTTAGTGTTCATATTCAGTGTAGCATTTAAGAGAGCCTCTGCACTTTGTGTCTTATACTAAATACTTTGGTGTCTGTGTAGAAAAGCTGCTGTACATACATCTTTCACCTTGTACAATGGCATTCAGGCagtgtgaccaagtttcatagcattttgcaagGTGATACTACTGGATGAGCTAAGAGCAAGGGAGTCCACAGGACAACCTATCTAATACTGGATAAACAATTCCCTGATATGACCTACGAGCAAGAGAGTCCACAGGATCACCTTACAAGCTCTTTACTACTGGATATTAAATAATTCCCTGATATGACCTACGAGCAAGAGAATCCACGGGATCGCCTTCCAAGCTATTTACTACTGGATATTAAATAATTCCCTGATATGACCTACGAGCAAGAGAGTCCACGGGATCGCCTTACAAGCTATTTACTACTGGATATTAAATAATTCCCTGATATGACCTACGAGCAAGAGAATCCACGGGATCGCCTTACAAGCTATTTACTACTGGATATTAAATAATTCCCTGATATGACCTACGAGCAAGAGAATCCACGGGATCGCCTTACAAGCTATTTACTACTGGATAAATAATTCCCTGATATGACCTACGAGCAAGAGAGTCCACGGGATCGCCTTACAAGCTATTTACTACTGGATAAATAATTCCCTGATATGACCTACGAGCAAGAGAGTCCACGGGATCGCCTTACAAGCTATTTACTACTGGATAAATAATTCCCTGATATGACCTACGAGCAAGAGAGTCCACGGGATCGCCTTACAAGCTATTTACTACTGGATAAATAATTCCCTGATATGACCTACGAGCAAGAGAGTCCACGGGATCGCCTTACAAGCTATTTACTACTGGATAAATAATTCCCTGATATGACCTACGAGCAAGAGAGTCCACGGGATCGCCTTACAAGCTATTTACTACTGGATAAATAATTCCCTGATATGACCTACGAGCAAGAGAATCCACGGGATCGCCTTACAAGCTATTTACTACTGGATAAATAATTCCCTGATATGACCTACGAGCAAGAGAATCCACGGGATCGCCTTACAAGCTATTTACTACTGGATATTAAATAATTCCCTGATATGACCTACGAGCAAGAGAATCCACGGGATCGCCTTACAAGCTATTTACTACTGGATATTAAATAATTCCCTGATATGACCTACGAGCAAGAGAATCCACGGGATCGCCTTACAAGCTATTTACTACTGGATAAATAATTCCCTGATATGACCTACGAGCAAGAGAGTCGACGGGATCGCCTTACAAGCTATTTACTACTGGATAAATAATTCCCTGATATGACCTACGAGCAAGAGAGTCCACGGGATCGCCTTACAAGCTATTTACTACTGGATAAATAATTCCCTGATATGACCTACGAGCAAGAGAATCCACGGGATCGCCTTACAAGCTATTTACTACTGGATAAATAATTCCCTGATATGACCTACGAGCAAGAGAATCCACGGGATCGCCTTACAAGCTATTTACTACTGGATAAATAATTCCCTGATATGACCTACGAGCAAGAGAATCCACGGGATCGCCTTACAAGCTATTTACTACTAGATAAATAATTCCCTGATATGACCTACGAGCAAGAGCGTCCACGGGATCGCCTTACAAGCTATTTACTACTGGATATTAAATAATTCCCTGATATGACCTACGAGCAAGAGAGTCGACAGGATCGCCTTACAAGCTATTTACTACTGGATATTAAATAATTCCCTGATATGACCTACGAGCAAGAGAGTCCACATGATCGCCTTACAAGCTATTTACTACTGGATATTAAATAATTCCCTGATATGACCTACGAGCAAGAGAGTCCACATGATCACCTTACAAGCTATTTACTACTGGATATTAAATAATTCCCTGACATGACCTACGAGCAAGAGAATCCACGGGATCCCCTTACAAGCTATTTACTACTGGATATTAAATAATTCCCTGACATGACCTACGAGCAAGAGAGTCGACGGGATCGCCTTACAAACTATTTACTACTGGATAAATAATTCCCTGAAAAGGATTTTAAGGAGCTTCATAAAATTAAACTAATAAAATAGTGCCAAATAATGCATCTTacttgtatatattataaatacttTGTGGTAGGGCTTGCAGGAAGAAACCGACTGCAAAGAGAAAGAATGACAATGATCATGATTCAATAAATAGTGAAAGAAAACATTCATGAGGTATCTTAAAATGTCCCTGATGCAATATTCTACAAACTGTAGATAGATGAATTACATTCAAGAATGCAAACCAAGTCAGTCCTCAACTTAGATTTGAAGTTACAAATTCCATGTTTCACTAATCCAAAGCTCATCTACAGGTCAAAACATTGCAACAATCGCAGCAGTGACAAAATGTTGACACTGGTGTACATCGATGACTGTATTATACATGCAACTGTAAGACAGTCCTTAACATTGTACTCACAGGTAATTGTGTGTTTGGTATCAACCAGTCCTGAGGAATTTCTTCTATTCATTACAAAACATAATTACAGTTGAAGCTCACATTTTATAACAACCACAAAATTATATTCTTAACgatgtttgttgttgaattATTAAAGGAAGAAGCACGTTTGGGAATCTTCATTTGGTGAAAGCTTCTTTCATAACTAGAAATCAGAATTCGTCTCCTTAGAATAAATTCTATAAAATCTGCAATAAACCCTGTTCTGATGACTCACTATTCTGGCTGATAGGTAGTATGAAAGAACCACCTAACACAACAAACTGAAGAGTTACAGAGACATAACTTTTTCCatcaaattttacttaagcCATTTATTATATTGATGAAAATGACTGTGGGCTAAGCCCTCACTCACCAAATACTGCTACTAGGAATAAATAATTGAACTGAAAGCCAAAGTATGTATTTCCCTTCCAGATCTCATAGCCGAAAGCTCCAGTCAAAATGTAGACAATACCCATGGCCTGGGAAATCAAAAACACTTGTTATGTATCAGAGAATCATTTATTGTACAAAGTATGTATATTCCTTCCACAACTCTTAGCTGAAGACTCCAGTCATCATGTAGACAATACCCATGGCCTGGGAAATCAAAAACAATCTTTGGATTTGTATATCAACCTTAATTTTTTTGCATACAGCTTTTTACTTTGCGCACCGTTTTCATTTGTTTACTTGTAAacgaaaagaaatgaaatacagATATCTGGATGTACATTTTGAATTGTACATTATGAATCCCTAAATATGAGAGTTAGACTGTGTCCTCAATCTATGAGCACACAATGATACAAGAACATTATTAATCTGTAGCTAGATAATTATACTTGGTAAATTCACTGGTAAAGGGTATTTTCTAtcttgaaagagagaaattGCTTTACATAAGTTGTGTTTTCTTCTTGAAGTACTTCACCTTGCACACATATGAAAGTTTTGCTTCTTACAAGTCACTAGTGTTGCTTAGACACATATTTCCCTTTTCTAATTATCTTCCATGCTCCATATTTACAAATTAGATAATTTTACTCCTACTGACTTTTCTTGACGGTTCTTTTTCTGATTATGTAGTCTAATACATGtacaaataaaacaatggaagaTAGAATTCTCCAGGCACTGAGCACTGTTTACGATATTTCCTGATACTTACAAGCTGTGCAAAGTCATACCCCCAAGGCAGGAATAGGACACCGGTCAAGTATTTTTCCCAGTGGGAAATGACAAACTGACCGATGATGTTCCAAGCAATCCCAAAGAAAATCCATCCGTTACCACCAAAGTCTTCCATGCCCTTTCCAAAGATTGAGTAGAGGGCCAATGGCAGAAGTCCAGCGACCACACTGTCACTCCCATGATCAAACAGCTCCCCCAGTGGTGTACTAGATCCAGTTCTTCGGGCCTGTTTACCATCGATTCCATCTTGAAGTTAGATGACATGAAAGTAGGCAGTGAAATGAGTAACTAACAGAATCATATATACCATGGTGCACCTGCATATATGCAGGCTAGACATGTAGGTATTTACTGTTGTACTTCACTGCAGTCAAAAAGTACAGGAATTCCCCCAAACTTACTGGATAATGCCAAGAAAATCTTTCTCACAAAACATGTTGTTTTCTTCCTGGTGGTACAGTAGATCTGGAAGGTGTAAGTGGGCGGTGCCCAGGGAGGGAGGGCGCAGCGCTAAAACGTTCTAacgtgtagttaggtagatgggaaagtgcagatgtggagtggaGACAGGttagagaggagcgaagtaaatagacttgatcaagtcttcatgTGCCTGTTTCACCCATGTTACTACTTACATTTAGATATGTCATGAAAGTAGTCAGTGAGAAATCATTCTACCCGAAGAAACCTATACTGGACTGAGTAAAGAAAATTCCAATAAATTTTTCAGTTTATACCAAGCAATACTTGCATACATCTGCATGCCAATGGGTAAACAATGAACAAGCAGCACTTACGATACACATCAAAATTCTGGTGAGCAAGCTAACATaaggtatactgtacatgtgttgcATTTGGAGCAGGTCAAAATGTATCCACTTCATGAAATCTATGTCTCACCTTATTtgtgaaataataataataattagtcttATATATAGCGCAGAGTCCAGCCTAAAGGTTGCTCAATGCGCTTAAAATGACTGTTTCTTAAAATGACTAAATATTGACTGGTACTTTTAATCTCAATTTTAGTATGTCCTGTTGAACTCTGCAgtgccaaaatcatgaccttatTTTGTGTGAATAGTATGCAGtattaataagaacaaaattatataaatggacttaaattatgaatattaaataaaaaatatcttgaTAAATGTTTGTAAGCTAGTGTAGTATTTTCAGACTGAAGATATGTTAGCATCATTTGTATACTGATATAAAGCTACACTTTACAATGACACCATATGCTTTACTTGTATATTGTGTTGAACCTGTAGATT
This window of the Apostichopus japonicus isolate 1M-3 chromosome 9, ASM3797524v1, whole genome shotgun sequence genome carries:
- the LOC139973894 gene encoding ethanolaminephosphotransferase 1-like, whose amino-acid sequence is MAFDYRYLSKDHLKGFDKYKYSSIDNSPLSIYIMHPFWNKCVQFVPMWVAPNLLTFLGLLLILLLYLILAYLDWWYYASNRTVLEYPAIATSVWFFCAACQLVSHTLDGIDGKQARRTGSSTPLGELFDHGSDSVVAGLLPLALYSIFGKGMEDFGGNGWIFFGIAWNIIGQFVISHWEKYLTGVLFLPWGYDFAQLAMGIVYILTGAFGYEIWKGNTYFGFQFNYLFLVAVFVGFFLQALPQSIYNIYKSYRDGTGKGRSFYDAAEPMFPVLLLFLTSFAWGLFSPSDVMERDVRTYCLTFALVLSNITCRLIISQMTDTRAPSFNWLLLLYTVSAFVCCITDLGHQELYVLYAVFLLILIIHMHYGICVVRQLCVHFGIYAFSLQKRPKSHVQ